One stretch of Methylopila sp. 73B DNA includes these proteins:
- a CDS encoding P1 family peptidase, with protein MRLRGGARNLLTDVAGVRVGHADDAGLASGVTAIVFDAPAAASVDVRGGGPGVRETELLSPERTVQAIDALVFSGGSAFGLDAAAGVMAALAEAGRGFAVGPVRVPIVPGAILFDLTNGGDKDWGRYPPYRDLGYCATVSAGSDFALGSVGAGLGARTATLKGGLGSASTILDDLGVTVGALAAVNALGSATVGEGAHFWAAPFEIGDEFGGRGPAPVVPPEALFPPAKPQAGAHTTLAVVVTDARLTKAEAKALAVMAQDGLARALVPCHSPLDGDVVFSAATGLRELEGDRLAALTALGHVAALTLARAVARGVYEATALPSPGAQAAWRDRFGAP; from the coding sequence GTGAGGCTCCGCGGAGGGGCCCGAAACCTGCTGACGGACGTCGCGGGAGTCCGCGTCGGGCACGCGGACGACGCCGGGCTCGCCTCGGGCGTCACCGCGATCGTGTTCGATGCCCCGGCCGCCGCCTCGGTCGACGTGCGCGGCGGGGGGCCTGGCGTCCGGGAGACCGAGCTGCTCTCCCCTGAGCGCACGGTGCAGGCGATCGACGCTCTGGTCTTCTCCGGCGGCTCCGCCTTCGGCCTCGACGCCGCCGCGGGCGTCATGGCTGCGCTGGCGGAGGCCGGCCGCGGCTTCGCCGTGGGACCCGTGCGGGTCCCGATCGTGCCCGGCGCAATCCTGTTCGACCTGACCAATGGCGGCGACAAGGACTGGGGCCGGTATCCGCCCTACAGGGACCTCGGCTATTGTGCGACGGTCTCCGCAGGGAGCGACTTCGCGCTCGGCTCGGTCGGCGCCGGGCTCGGCGCGCGCACCGCGACGCTGAAGGGCGGACTGGGCTCGGCCTCGACGATCCTCGACGACCTAGGCGTCACGGTGGGCGCGCTGGCCGCCGTCAACGCGCTGGGCTCCGCGACGGTCGGGGAGGGCGCGCATTTCTGGGCCGCGCCGTTCGAAATCGGCGACGAGTTCGGCGGGCGGGGGCCGGCGCCCGTGGTTCCGCCCGAGGCGTTGTTCCCGCCGGCGAAACCTCAGGCCGGCGCGCACACCACGCTGGCGGTCGTCGTGACCGACGCGCGCCTGACAAAGGCTGAGGCGAAGGCGCTCGCCGTCATGGCGCAGGACGGGCTGGCGCGCGCCCTCGTGCCCTGCCACTCGCCGCTCGACGGGGACGTCGTGTTTTCGGCCGCGACCGGCCTGCGCGAACTCGAGGGGGATCGTTTGGCGGCCTTGACGGCGCTCGGCCATGTCGCGGCGCTGACGCTGGCGCGCGCCGTGGCCCGTGGGGTGTACGAGGCGACGGCTCTGCCGTCGCCGGGCGCGCAAGCCGCGTGGCGGGATCGGTTTGGGGCGCCGTAG
- a CDS encoding YbjN domain-containing protein, giving the protein MALIDVDAERHGHPVDMIERIATLNDWSFDRSDDDEITISVDGSWSDYHVSLTWMDDLESLHLACAFDLKVPDRRKVEILQLLTLVNEQMWLGHFDLWSKEGVVVYRHSLLLTGGAEASAPQCEALLQGALEACERHYQAFQFVVWAGKSAEEAMQVVAFETAGEA; this is encoded by the coding sequence ATGGCTCTCATCGACGTGGACGCCGAGCGTCACGGCCACCCTGTCGACATGATCGAACGCATCGCGACGTTGAACGACTGGTCTTTCGACCGGTCCGACGACGACGAGATCACGATTTCCGTCGACGGATCCTGGTCCGACTACCACGTATCTCTCACGTGGATGGACGATCTGGAGTCCCTTCACCTCGCCTGCGCCTTCGACCTCAAGGTTCCCGACCGCCGCAAGGTGGAAATTCTCCAGCTCCTGACGCTCGTCAATGAGCAGATGTGGCTGGGCCACTTCGATCTGTGGAGCAAGGAGGGCGTGGTGGTCTACCGGCACTCGCTCCTGCTCACCGGCGGGGCGGAGGCGAGCGCCCCCCAATGCGAAGCCCTGCTGCAAGGGGCCCTCGAAGCCTGCGAACGTCACTACCAGGCGTTCCAGTTCGTGGTCTGGGCGGGCAAGAGCGCCGAGGAGGCCATGCAGGTGGTGGCCTTCGAGACGGCGGGGGAGGCGTGA
- a CDS encoding nucleoside-triphosphatase, producing the protein MTAQPFPDLQTLRGAGKVGLARALARLERGAGGPEVAALLDAAEAEPKGDVIGLTGPPGVGKSTLTGALVQRLRNRGLSVGVVAVDPSSMRSGGALLGDRARILTDPDDQDVFVRSLAARDRLGGLSDLAFGVVILMRALFDRVIVETVGVGQSEADVALVADTILLAVQPASGDALQFIKAGVMELPDVVAVTKADLGAPATRARDDLESALTLASGGANGWRPPVTLVSSETGDGVESLAALVDEHLAHLKATGQLGSQRRRQSEARLNAALKARFGTAGVAAAVPLLRELSGGAFAREREVTTRLAARLTGP; encoded by the coding sequence GTGACAGCCCAGCCGTTTCCCGATCTTCAGACCCTCCGAGGCGCCGGCAAGGTCGGCCTGGCGCGCGCGCTCGCCCGGCTCGAGCGCGGCGCCGGCGGCCCTGAGGTCGCGGCCCTGCTCGACGCCGCGGAGGCCGAGCCGAAAGGCGACGTGATCGGCCTCACCGGCCCGCCGGGCGTCGGCAAGTCCACCCTCACCGGGGCGCTGGTGCAGCGGCTGCGCAACCGCGGCCTGTCGGTCGGCGTGGTGGCGGTCGATCCCTCGTCCATGCGCTCCGGCGGAGCCCTGCTCGGCGACCGCGCCCGCATCCTGACCGACCCCGACGACCAGGACGTCTTCGTCCGCTCGCTCGCCGCGCGCGATCGGCTGGGCGGCCTGTCCGACCTCGCCTTCGGCGTCGTCATCCTGATGCGTGCGCTGTTCGACCGGGTGATCGTGGAGACGGTCGGCGTCGGCCAGTCGGAGGCGGACGTGGCGCTGGTCGCCGACACCATCCTGCTCGCCGTGCAGCCCGCCTCGGGCGACGCTCTGCAGTTCATCAAGGCGGGCGTGATGGAGCTGCCGGACGTCGTGGCGGTCACGAAGGCGGACCTCGGCGCCCCGGCCACGCGCGCGCGCGACGACCTCGAAAGCGCGCTGACGCTCGCGAGCGGCGGCGCGAACGGCTGGCGTCCCCCGGTGACGCTGGTGTCCTCGGAGACCGGCGACGGCGTCGAAAGCCTCGCCGCGCTGGTCGACGAGCACCTCGCGCACCTGAAGGCGACCGGCCAGCTTGGGTCCCAACGCAGACGGCAGTCCGAAGCCCGGCTGAACGCGGCCCTCAAGGCTCGCTTCGGCACGGCCGGCGTCGCCGCCGCGGTCCCGCTTCTCCGTGAGCTCTCCGGCGGCGCCTTCGCCCGCGAACGCGAAGTCACCACGCGCCTCGCCGCGCGGCTGACCGGCCCCTGA
- a CDS encoding cold-shock protein, protein MAQSGTVKFFNAEKGYGFIKPDGGGADIFVHVSAVTRSGLTGLEEGQLVTFEVEPDRKGKGPKAVNLTVG, encoded by the coding sequence ATGGCGCAAAGCGGGACGGTCAAGTTCTTCAACGCCGAGAAGGGGTATGGCTTCATCAAGCCGGACGGCGGCGGCGCCGACATCTTCGTGCATGTTTCTGCCGTAACGCGCTCGGGCCTGACGGGTCTGGAGGAAGGCCAACTGGTGACGTTCGAGGTCGAGCCGGACCGCAAGGGGAAGGGTCCCAAGGCGGTCAACCTCACCGTCGGCTGA
- a CDS encoding glutathione S-transferase family protein, with protein sequence MLILRSAAPSPFGRKVKIAAAVLGLSDRLTVVATNTADPADPISTVNPLGKIPTLEFDNGATLFDSRVILEYLDHLAGGGKIIPADPSARFAALRTQALADGLMDAALLQIYERRFRDEAKVEPKWLEMQAGKVARALSALDASPPVEHGDVGAIAVACALGYLDFRFEGRWRAEHPKLVEWLDAFRATTPAYDATAAH encoded by the coding sequence ATGCTCATCCTGCGTTCCGCCGCCCCTTCGCCATTCGGGCGCAAGGTCAAGATCGCGGCCGCGGTCCTCGGCCTGTCCGACCGCCTCACCGTGGTGGCCACCAACACCGCCGACCCCGCCGACCCGATCAGCACGGTCAATCCGCTCGGGAAGATCCCGACGCTCGAGTTCGACAACGGCGCGACGCTGTTCGACAGCCGCGTGATCCTCGAATATCTCGACCACCTCGCCGGCGGCGGGAAGATCATCCCCGCCGACCCCTCCGCCCGTTTCGCCGCGCTGCGGACGCAGGCGCTCGCGGACGGGCTGATGGACGCCGCCCTGCTGCAGATCTACGAGCGGCGCTTCCGCGACGAGGCCAAGGTCGAACCGAAGTGGCTCGAGATGCAGGCCGGGAAAGTCGCGCGGGCGCTCAGCGCGCTCGATGCCTCGCCGCCGGTCGAGCATGGCGACGTGGGCGCCATCGCGGTCGCCTGCGCGCTCGGCTATCTGGACTTCCGCTTCGAGGGACGATGGCGCGCTGAGCATCCGAAGCTTGTCGAATGGCTCGACGCCTTCCGCGCCACCACACCCGCCTACGACGCCACCGCGGCGCACTGA
- a CDS encoding cupin domain-containing protein — protein sequence MVDDVEAAMRLHLLGGPGPAFEDGAPAPELVVEGAPTFRTSVHYESPDGRLIAGVWSATPGAWRVAYDEWEWCRLRSGRCVLTPEGGEPVDYEAGDAIVIEPGFVGVWTVVEACEKDFVVMLPPPSDDA from the coding sequence GTGGTTGACGACGTCGAAGCCGCCATGCGCCTGCACCTCCTGGGAGGACCAGGCCCAGCGTTCGAGGACGGCGCGCCCGCGCCCGAGCTCGTCGTCGAGGGCGCGCCGACCTTCCGGACGTCGGTGCATTACGAGTCGCCGGACGGACGGTTGATCGCCGGCGTGTGGTCCGCGACCCCGGGCGCGTGGCGTGTCGCCTACGACGAGTGGGAGTGGTGCCGTCTGCGGTCCGGTCGCTGCGTGCTGACGCCGGAGGGCGGCGAGCCGGTCGACTACGAGGCCGGCGACGCGATCGTGATCGAGCCCGGCTTCGTCGGCGTCTGGACGGTGGTGGAGGCCTGCGAGAAGGACTTCGTGGTCATGCTCCCGCCGCCGTCCGACGACGCCTGA
- a CDS encoding DUF1176 domain-containing protein, which yields MRRLLASLILMIAGGAADAAQFEGWNVACGTGKPAGDCRVEIAASRTTATSATLAAQRAGPKDAQPKLTLSIDVDGALNRPRVALAVDGGPPIRFASGADLASAPGPGGGVEIRFSDAATRKLLPFLRRGKMLTVAIVAEDRRDLSADFALPGFASALAEVDRAQGRVDRPDALIALVGGDTPAVRSGQVRDVSRENAPPALRQIMVDRDCPVWDRNETDASFLAEESFAADLGGGLTLWAMVCASGATNVDFTLFLEDPSRAAGRFEPLLFAAFLESVGWTGVDVLSNVAYDPSKKQLTAFDRGRAQGDCGQVGTWEWGGAAFRMVEYRAKEECDGVGEPGKFPIVFRGER from the coding sequence ATGCGCCGTTTGCTCGCAAGCCTCATCCTGATGATCGCCGGCGGCGCGGCCGACGCCGCCCAGTTCGAGGGCTGGAACGTCGCGTGCGGAACGGGCAAGCCGGCAGGAGACTGTCGGGTCGAGATCGCCGCGTCCCGCACCACCGCGACGTCCGCCACGCTCGCGGCGCAACGCGCCGGCCCCAAGGACGCCCAGCCGAAGCTCACTTTGTCGATCGACGTCGACGGCGCCCTGAACCGGCCGCGCGTGGCGCTCGCGGTCGACGGAGGTCCGCCGATCCGCTTCGCCTCGGGCGCGGATCTCGCGAGCGCCCCGGGGCCGGGCGGGGGCGTCGAGATCCGCTTTTCCGACGCGGCCACCCGGAAGCTCCTGCCCTTTCTCCGGCGCGGCAAGATGCTGACCGTGGCGATCGTCGCGGAGGATCGCCGCGACCTGTCGGCGGATTTCGCTTTGCCGGGGTTCGCCTCCGCGCTCGCCGAGGTCGATCGCGCGCAAGGACGCGTCGACCGTCCGGACGCGCTGATCGCTCTTGTCGGCGGCGACACGCCGGCGGTGCGTTCGGGACAGGTGCGCGACGTGAGCCGGGAGAACGCGCCGCCGGCTCTGCGCCAGATCATGGTCGATCGCGACTGCCCCGTCTGGGACCGCAACGAGACCGACGCCTCGTTCCTGGCCGAGGAATCCTTCGCGGCCGATCTCGGCGGCGGGCTGACGCTCTGGGCGATGGTCTGCGCCTCGGGCGCGACCAACGTCGATTTCACGCTTTTCCTCGAGGATCCGTCGCGAGCGGCGGGGCGGTTCGAGCCGCTGTTGTTCGCGGCCTTCCTGGAATCGGTCGGCTGGACCGGCGTCGACGTGCTCTCGAACGTCGCCTACGACCCCTCGAAGAAGCAGCTCACCGCCTTCGACCGCGGCCGCGCGCAGGGCGATTGCGGGCAGGTCGGGACTTGGGAGTGGGGCGGCGCCGCCTTCCGCATGGTCGAATACCGCGCCAAGGAGGAGTGCGATGGGGTCGGGGAGCCCGGCAAGTTCCCGATCGTGTTCCGCGGCGAGCGCTGA
- a CDS encoding cell wall hydrolase translates to MASRETKRRVGGRRERRLGPFVLRLALAAATLPFATTSIARQDAFGLSSGRARAEEGDRALYLAAGHRRAADLVSLEAADLFASGRGPELSVDPLGAGEYLVLQEAEEPKAEVVVAAAAAKGQGPEAFLDRTVKGDRSAILPPPEPTTPTVAAIVDSGEAFMTLPPIGALLHPDRRGVLSVLPLVGDGRRAAPTIVLPPTPNHAELSEKVADAAPKDDGLDEEGAYSAVQDLGSVTRVPMTRREAGANHDGSTPSVAFLSGGHIPRTTTPETEPPMAVAAMPVAPTKGDAGHLAKVDARADDAPLGKGAPSEAETAALRGGLDGVIQTRMSRRLFIPEAQLASSEKCLAEAIYFEARGEPVEGQYAVAQVVMNRARSGYYPNTVCGVVYQNKTWRNACQFSFACDRIPDRVNNVYAWRLATRIARDVTEGGAWLPEVGSSTHYHATYVRPRWIRDMVKLDKIGRHIFYRVRWHAPQPGDA, encoded by the coding sequence ATGGCGTCACGGGAGACGAAGCGGCGCGTCGGCGGACGGCGGGAGCGGCGGCTCGGGCCGTTCGTGCTGCGCCTTGCGCTCGCGGCCGCGACGCTGCCCTTCGCCACGACCTCCATCGCGCGGCAGGACGCCTTCGGCCTCTCATCGGGTCGCGCGCGGGCGGAGGAGGGCGATCGCGCGCTCTATCTTGCAGCCGGCCATCGGCGCGCGGCGGATCTCGTCTCGCTCGAAGCGGCGGACCTGTTCGCATCGGGCCGGGGGCCCGAGCTGTCCGTGGATCCTCTCGGCGCCGGCGAATATCTCGTGCTGCAGGAGGCCGAGGAGCCGAAGGCGGAGGTCGTCGTCGCCGCCGCTGCGGCCAAGGGTCAGGGTCCGGAGGCGTTCCTCGACCGCACCGTGAAGGGCGACCGGAGCGCCATCCTCCCGCCCCCCGAGCCGACGACGCCGACCGTCGCGGCGATCGTCGACTCCGGCGAGGCGTTCATGACCCTGCCCCCGATCGGCGCGCTGCTTCATCCCGACCGCCGCGGCGTGCTGAGCGTCCTGCCGCTCGTCGGCGACGGCCGCCGCGCGGCGCCGACCATCGTCCTGCCGCCGACGCCGAACCATGCGGAGCTGTCCGAGAAGGTCGCGGACGCCGCGCCCAAGGACGACGGCCTCGACGAAGAGGGCGCCTATTCGGCGGTTCAGGACCTCGGCTCGGTGACGCGCGTGCCGATGACGCGCCGCGAGGCCGGCGCCAACCATGACGGCTCGACGCCGTCCGTCGCGTTCCTGTCCGGCGGCCACATCCCGCGCACCACCACGCCCGAGACCGAGCCGCCGATGGCGGTGGCGGCGATGCCGGTTGCGCCGACGAAGGGCGACGCCGGTCATCTCGCGAAGGTCGACGCCCGCGCCGACGACGCGCCGCTGGGCAAGGGCGCGCCCTCCGAAGCCGAAACCGCGGCTCTCCGCGGCGGCCTCGACGGCGTTATCCAGACCCGGATGTCTCGCCGGCTGTTCATTCCCGAGGCCCAGCTCGCCTCGTCGGAAAAGTGCCTCGCCGAAGCGATCTACTTCGAGGCGCGCGGCGAGCCGGTCGAAGGCCAGTACGCGGTGGCGCAGGTCGTCATGAACCGCGCACGCTCCGGCTACTACCCGAACACGGTGTGCGGCGTCGTCTACCAGAACAAGACCTGGCGCAACGCCTGCCAATTCTCCTTCGCCTGCGACCGGATCCCGGACCGGGTGAACAACGTCTACGCGTGGCGGCTGGCGACCCGCATCGCCCGCGACGTCACCGAGGGCGGCGCGTGGCTTCCCGAGGTCGGCTCCTCGACGCATTATCACGCGACCTACGTCCGCCCGCGCTGGATCCGCGACATGGTCAAGCTCGACAAGATCGGCCGCCACATCTTCTACCGGGTGCGCTGGCACGCGCCCCAGCCGGGCGACGCGTGA
- a CDS encoding ribonuclease T2 encodes MIRRLLAAALLFLAVAPASAQERGQAGDFDFYVLSLSWSPTYCADRGERADRMQCGGPRPFAFVLHGLWPQYERGFPSSCGGDTRGPSRRTVDGMLDVMPSPGLVRYQWRKHGTCSGLDPAGYFAKARAAYDKVTIPSAYRALDRWLTTSPDDVERAFIAANPGLNADMIAVDCARRNLREVRLCMTKDLEFRACGEVDRRACRADRVAFPPMRGE; translated from the coding sequence GTGATCCGACGCCTTCTCGCCGCCGCGCTCTTATTCCTTGCCGTCGCTCCGGCCTCGGCCCAGGAGCGCGGGCAGGCTGGGGACTTCGACTTCTACGTGCTCTCGCTGTCGTGGTCGCCGACCTATTGCGCCGACCGCGGCGAACGGGCCGACCGCATGCAATGCGGGGGTCCGAGGCCCTTCGCCTTCGTGCTGCATGGGCTTTGGCCGCAGTACGAGCGCGGCTTCCCGTCATCCTGCGGCGGCGACACTCGCGGCCCCTCGCGCCGCACGGTCGATGGGATGCTCGACGTCATGCCGAGCCCGGGCCTCGTGCGCTATCAGTGGCGCAAACATGGGACGTGTTCGGGGCTCGATCCGGCCGGCTATTTCGCGAAAGCCCGCGCGGCGTATGACAAGGTGACGATCCCTTCGGCCTACCGGGCGCTCGACCGCTGGCTCACGACCTCGCCGGACGACGTCGAGCGCGCCTTCATCGCGGCCAACCCGGGCTTGAACGCGGACATGATCGCGGTCGACTGTGCGCGGCGAAACCTGCGCGAGGTGAGACTCTGCATGACCAAGGACCTGGAGTTCCGCGCCTGCGGCGAGGTCGACCGCCGCGCCTGCCGCGCGGACCGCGTGGCGTTTCCGCCGATGCGGGGAGAGTGA
- a CDS encoding cytochrome c biogenesis CcdA family protein yields the protein MIGAVTIPAAFAAGAISFLSPCVLPLVPPYLCFLAGTTLDKLTADDAPKAATGRALAAAVLFVAGFSTVFVAFGATASLLGRVLLQNAPLLATIAGVAIIVMGLHFLGLFRIPLLMRDTRMEVQKPVGLWGAYVMGLAFAFGWTPCIGPVLAAILSVAASETTVAAGAGLLGVYALGLGVPFLIAALAMKPFVGFLRRFRSHLGTVEKVMGGLLVLTGIAFLTGFTTTASFWLLETFPGLATLG from the coding sequence ATGATCGGCGCCGTCACCATTCCCGCCGCCTTCGCGGCCGGGGCGATCAGCTTTCTGAGCCCCTGCGTGCTGCCGCTGGTGCCGCCCTACCTGTGCTTCCTCGCCGGCACAACGCTCGACAAGCTCACCGCCGACGACGCGCCCAAGGCCGCGACCGGCCGGGCGCTGGCGGCCGCGGTGCTGTTCGTCGCGGGGTTCTCCACCGTGTTCGTGGCCTTCGGCGCGACCGCGTCGCTGCTCGGCCGGGTGCTGCTTCAGAACGCGCCGCTGCTCGCCACCATCGCGGGCGTCGCCATCATCGTGATGGGGCTGCACTTTCTGGGGCTGTTCCGCATTCCGCTTTTGATGCGCGACACGCGCATGGAGGTGCAGAAGCCCGTCGGGCTCTGGGGCGCCTACGTCATGGGCCTCGCCTTCGCCTTCGGCTGGACGCCCTGCATCGGGCCTGTGCTGGCGGCGATCCTCTCGGTCGCGGCGTCCGAGACGACGGTGGCCGCGGGCGCCGGGCTGCTCGGCGTCTACGCGCTGGGCCTCGGCGTGCCGTTCCTGATCGCGGCCCTCGCGATGAAACCCTTCGTCGGCTTTCTCCGCCGCTTCCGCTCCCACCTCGGCACGGTCGAGAAGGTGATGGGGGGGCTGCTGGTGCTGACGGGGATCGCCTTCCTCACCGGCTTCACCACGACGGCGTCGTTCTGGCTGCTGGAGACGTTTCCGGGACTCGCGACGCTGGGCTGA
- the rlmJ gene encoding 23S rRNA (adenine(2030)-N(6))-methyltransferase RlmJ: MNYRHAFHAGNFADVLKHVLLARVIEHLNLKSAPWGYLDTHAGVGVYDLEGEEASRTAEWRNGVGRLAGRRLGEAAERLLAPWRRVLTEFDDGAGRPGRYPGSPEIVRRLARDDDRLRLCELHPKDAVALGQAMGRDKRVKVVEIDGWTALNAWLPPRERRGLVLVDPPYEQTGELARMAERFLAAHAVWPTGVFALWYPVKDLRDLQALIEPLKASGRPKLLRVEVHVRGCEDARLLNGSGLILANPPWTLADDCRSGLPDIAQALQQDAGGRAIVEELSA; encoded by the coding sequence GTGAACTACCGCCACGCCTTTCATGCCGGCAATTTCGCGGATGTGCTCAAGCACGTCCTGCTCGCCCGCGTCATCGAACACCTGAACCTGAAGAGCGCGCCCTGGGGGTATCTCGACACCCATGCGGGCGTCGGCGTCTACGATCTCGAAGGCGAGGAGGCGAGTCGGACCGCGGAATGGCGGAACGGGGTCGGCCGCCTCGCCGGGCGGCGCCTGGGCGAGGCCGCGGAGCGGCTGCTCGCGCCATGGCGCCGGGTGCTGACCGAATTCGACGACGGCGCGGGGCGGCCGGGGCGCTATCCCGGCTCGCCCGAGATCGTCCGGCGGCTCGCGCGCGACGACGACCGCCTCCGCCTGTGCGAGCTGCACCCCAAGGACGCCGTCGCCCTCGGGCAGGCGATGGGCCGGGACAAGCGCGTGAAGGTCGTCGAGATCGATGGGTGGACCGCGCTCAACGCCTGGCTGCCGCCGCGGGAGCGCCGCGGCCTCGTGCTCGTCGATCCGCCTTACGAGCAAACGGGCGAACTGGCGCGGATGGCGGAGCGCTTCCTCGCGGCGCACGCCGTTTGGCCGACCGGCGTCTTCGCGCTCTGGTATCCGGTGAAGGACCTTCGCGACCTGCAAGCGCTTATCGAGCCGTTGAAGGCGTCGGGCCGGCCTAAGCTGCTGCGCGTCGAGGTTCATGTTCGCGGGTGCGAAGACGCCCGGCTGCTGAACGGGTCCGGGCTGATCCTCGCCAACCCGCCTTGGACGCTCGCCGACGACTGCCGTTCCGGACTGCCGGACATCGCCCAAGCTCTTCAACAGGACGCAGGCGGGCGAGCCATCGTCGAAGAACTGAGCGCCTGA
- a CDS encoding BA14K family protein has translation MRKTLAIAIAATIGLTGVVSAEAAPPRAPKPRATLEQVRAQALTDMQTGDIQTVDRRRWRGGRGWGGGRHYGGRRHFSSRRYYGGRRHYGGRRYYGRRYYGRRYYRDRDYGGYAAAGIAGLAAGALIAGAANGRSYSRGDSYCAQRFRSYNPRTGTYTGYDGRQRACP, from the coding sequence ATGCGAAAGACGCTCGCCATAGCGATCGCCGCAACGATCGGCCTGACGGGAGTCGTCAGCGCCGAAGCGGCTCCGCCCCGCGCGCCGAAGCCGCGGGCGACGCTGGAGCAGGTGCGCGCCCAAGCGCTGACCGACATGCAGACCGGAGACATCCAGACCGTGGATCGGCGCCGCTGGCGCGGCGGACGCGGCTGGGGCGGAGGTCGCCACTACGGGGGCCGTCGGCATTTCTCCAGCCGGCGGTATTACGGCGGACGCCGGCACTATGGCGGGCGCAGGTACTACGGACGGCGCTATTATGGGCGGCGGTACTATCGTGATCGGGACTACGGCGGCTATGCGGCGGCAGGCATCGCGGGCCTGGCGGCCGGCGCTCTGATCGCGGGAGCGGCGAACGGCCGCAGCTATTCGCGCGGCGACAGCTACTGCGCACAGCGGTTCCGCTCGTACAATCCGCGGACCGGCACCTATACGGGCTACGACGGGCGCCAGCGCGCCTGCCCGTAA
- the proC gene encoding pyrroline-5-carboxylate reductase, which translates to MTDHSIGPLSSGGPILLVGAGKMGGALLDGWLAGGLDPALVAVVDPGLPTAAAERLAAQGVVLAPEPGSLPPPAAILFAVKPQMATAALPSVAGFIGPDTVVVSILAGTTLRTLRSGLPDGAAVVRTMPNTPASVGRGITACVAGEGVNARQRALADRLLQTCGEVVWVDDEALIDAVTGVSGSGPAYVFLMAESLARAGVAAGLSPELAGKLARATIEGAGELLHRSPETPETLRKNVTSPNGTTAAALGVLMAADGLDPLLERAVAAATARSRELAG; encoded by the coding sequence ATGACCGATCATTCCATCGGGCCGCTCTCTTCGGGCGGCCCGATCCTTCTCGTGGGCGCGGGCAAGATGGGCGGCGCCCTTCTGGACGGGTGGCTGGCGGGCGGGCTCGATCCGGCGCTGGTCGCCGTCGTCGATCCTGGACTGCCGACGGCCGCCGCGGAGCGCCTCGCCGCGCAGGGCGTCGTCCTTGCTCCCGAGCCCGGCAGCCTGCCGCCGCCGGCCGCGATCCTCTTCGCGGTCAAGCCGCAGATGGCGACCGCCGCGCTTCCGAGCGTCGCGGGCTTTATTGGCCCCGATACCGTCGTCGTGTCCATTCTCGCCGGAACGACGCTCAGGACGCTGCGCAGCGGGCTTCCCGATGGCGCCGCCGTGGTGCGGACCATGCCGAACACGCCGGCCTCCGTTGGCCGCGGGATCACGGCCTGCGTCGCAGGCGAAGGCGTCAACGCGAGGCAGCGGGCTCTGGCGGACCGCCTGCTGCAGACCTGCGGCGAGGTTGTGTGGGTCGACGACGAGGCGTTGATCGACGCCGTCACCGGCGTGTCCGGTTCGGGCCCCGCCTATGTGTTTCTGATGGCGGAATCGCTCGCGCGCGCAGGCGTCGCGGCCGGGCTGTCGCCTGAACTCGCCGGCAAGCTCGCGCGGGCCACCATCGAGGGGGCGGGCGAATTGCTGCATCGTTCCCCCGAGACGCCGGAAACGTTGCGGAAGAACGTAACCTCTCCAAACGGCACGACGGCCGCGGCGCTCGGCGTCCTGATGGCGGCCGACGGCCTCGATCCTTTGCTCGAGCGCGCCGTGGCGGCGGCGACGGCGCGCTCCCGGGAACTTGCGGGCTAA
- a CDS encoding tRNA-binding protein yields MSWTAEAASPVIGFDDFLKVDVRVGVVVEAEPYPEARKPAIKLRIDFGPDIGVKRSSAQITKHYAPEALIGRQVVAVVNFPPRQIGKFISEVLTLGVPDADGEVVLLSPTTAVPNGGRLF; encoded by the coding sequence GTGAGCTGGACTGCTGAAGCCGCGTCGCCCGTCATAGGCTTCGACGATTTCCTGAAGGTCGATGTCCGTGTGGGCGTCGTCGTCGAAGCCGAGCCCTATCCCGAGGCGCGAAAGCCCGCGATCAAGCTCAGGATCGACTTCGGCCCGGACATTGGCGTGAAGCGATCGTCGGCGCAGATTACCAAGCACTACGCGCCAGAGGCGTTGATCGGTCGTCAAGTGGTGGCGGTGGTGAACTTTCCGCCGCGTCAGATCGGCAAGTTCATCTCCGAGGTCTTGACCCTCGGAGTGCCCGACGCCGACGGGGAGGTCGTGCTGCTGTCGCCGACGACCGCCGTGCCGAACGGCGGCCGCCTGTTTTGA
- a CDS encoding DUF3072 domain-containing protein, protein MAESRPQAHVDARRAADPDAPTPGAPAHEVHPNPKTAPDPESNAEKDPSDWVSGDEPMTGAQASYLKTLSEETGAEAYKPDLTKAEASMAIDELKDARNQKR, encoded by the coding sequence ATGGCTGAAAGCCGCCCGCAAGCCCATGTCGACGCCCGCCGTGCGGCGGACCCCGATGCGCCGACGCCCGGCGCTCCGGCTCACGAGGTTCACCCCAATCCGAAGACCGCGCCCGATCCCGAGAGCAACGCGGAGAAGGATCCGAGTGACTGGGTGTCCGGCGACGAGCCGATGACCGGCGCTCAGGCCTCCTACCTGAAGACGCTCTCCGAGGAGACCGGCGCCGAGGCTTACAAGCCGGACCTGACAAAGGCCGAGGCCTCGATGGCGATCGACGAACTCAAGGACGCCCGCAACCAGAAGCGCTGA